A genomic segment from Treponema sp. Marseille-Q3903 encodes:
- a CDS encoding pseudouridine synthase, producing MKKAESSVTNDKIYLLMNKPCGYVCSAVSDSHKTVYQLLTPELQNLVRNAKRGERLHTVGRLDCDTSGLLLLTTDGYYSHYLTAPEMNVQKTYRVRLKSPGKKQYIALARQGLILPAEKKSPELQSAPAEIRFTDETLFECEIKITEGKFHQVRRIFKALGNEVVKLERTAIGALTLPAWLAAGDYIEYHAPEFLSQNTPSL from the coding sequence ATGAAAAAAGCAGAATCTTCTGTGACGAATGATAAAATATATCTGCTTATGAATAAACCTTGCGGCTACGTATGTTCGGCTGTCTCAGACTCTCACAAAACTGTCTATCAGTTGCTGACTCCCGAATTGCAAAATCTTGTCCGCAATGCAAAACGTGGGGAGCGGCTGCACACAGTGGGCAGGCTTGACTGCGATACTTCAGGGTTGTTGTTACTGACTACAGACGGATATTATTCTCATTATTTGACTGCTCCTGAAATGAATGTTCAAAAAACTTACCGTGTGCGCCTTAAATCTCCCGGAAAAAAACAATATATCGCTCTTGCAAGACAAGGGTTGATTTTGCCAGCTGAAAAAAAATCTCCCGAGCTGCAATCCGCCCCTGCCGAAATACGCTTTACAGATGAAACGCTTTTTGAATGTGAAATAAAAATCACAGAAGGAAAATTCCATCAAGTGAGAAGAATTTTTAAAGCGCTTGGGAACGAAGTTGTCAAACTCGAGCGCACCGCAATAGGAGCTTTGACTTTACCGGCTTGGTTGGCTGCCGGAGATTATATCGAATATCATGCTCCTGAGTTTCTTTCCCAAAATACGCCGTCTTTATAA
- a CDS encoding DNA methyltransferase yields MSEKIRAERNRTLSLSQNEIPELKKKLLKLPYDLSHSKMPLEAVLNKTINGDLISVLPHLPDEFADLIIVDPPYNLSKNFNGNSFSARSEDSYDRYLSTWFPQVCRKLKQTGSLYICGDWKCTSSLQRAVQKELKILNRITWQREKGRGAKTNWKNGMEDIWFAVKNQDDYYFDVDAVKLKRRVIAPYKTDGKPKDWEQEESGNFRLTCPSNFWDDISIPFWSMPENTDHPTQKPEKLYAKLILASSRPGDVVFDPFLGSGTSSVVAKKLGRNYCGIEINEEYCMFTEKRLEKAETDKSIQGYKDGVFWERNSGA; encoded by the coding sequence ATGAGTGAAAAAATACGTGCGGAGCGGAACAGAACGCTCAGTCTTTCTCAAAATGAAATCCCTGAATTGAAAAAAAAATTGTTAAAATTGCCTTATGACTTGAGTCATTCAAAAATGCCGCTTGAGGCGGTTTTAAATAAGACTATAAACGGAGATTTGATTTCTGTTCTCCCACATCTACCGGATGAGTTTGCCGATTTAATAATTGTCGACCCTCCTTATAACTTAAGCAAAAATTTCAACGGAAACTCATTTTCTGCTCGCTCCGAAGATTCTTACGATAGATATCTTTCTACATGGTTTCCGCAAGTTTGCCGCAAATTAAAACAGACAGGCTCGCTTTACATCTGCGGAGATTGGAAATGCACATCGTCTTTGCAGCGCGCTGTTCAAAAAGAGCTTAAGATTTTAAATAGAATCACGTGGCAGCGAGAAAAAGGACGCGGCGCAAAAACAAACTGGAAAAACGGAATGGAAGATATCTGGTTTGCTGTAAAAAATCAAGACGATTATTATTTTGATGTCGATGCCGTAAAACTCAAGCGCCGTGTGATTGCTCCGTATAAAACCGATGGAAAGCCTAAAGATTGGGAACAAGAAGAAAGCGGCAACTTCAGGCTCACCTGCCCTTCAAACTTTTGGGACGATATAAGTATTCCGTTTTGGTCGATGCCGGAAAACACAGACCATCCAACTCAAAAACCGGAAAAGCTATATGCAAAATTGATTTTAGCTTCATCACGTCCCGGCGATGTTGTATTTGATCCTTTTCTAGGGAGTGGAACTTCTAGCGTCGTCGCAAAAAAACTTGGACGGAACTACTGCGGAATTGAGATAAACGAAGAATACTGCATGTTTACGGAAAAACGCCTTGAAAAAGCTGAAACAGACAAATCGATTCAAGGTTATAAAGACGGCGTATTTTGGGAAAGAAACTCAGGAGCATGA
- a CDS encoding nucleotide exchange factor GrpE has protein sequence MAEEKKEQSQTEKTEEKKAENVETSENEEKKSNTEETVETAENKEKKADTTSSAEPAKEEKEPTPEEKIAALEKENAELKDQLLRRAADFDNYRKRMLKEKQETYDYANASLLGDLLESLDNFDRTIAAAKDAKDAKTIADGIKMINESLVKMLEDKYGLKAYGKEGEDFDPNEHEAIGRVEDENAKKETLKQIYLKGYKLKDRVIRHAKVMVNVPKA, from the coding sequence ATGGCTGAAGAAAAAAAAGAACAAAGTCAGACAGAAAAGACAGAAGAAAAGAAAGCGGAGAATGTAGAAACTTCTGAAAATGAAGAAAAAAAGTCAAACACTGAAGAAACTGTTGAAACTGCTGAAAATAAAGAAAAAAAGGCAGATACGACATCTTCTGCTGAACCTGCTAAAGAAGAAAAGGAACCGACTCCCGAAGAAAAAATTGCGGCTCTTGAAAAAGAAAATGCCGAATTGAAAGATCAGCTTCTTCGCCGTGCGGCTGATTTTGATAATTACCGCAAAAGGATGCTCAAGGAAAAACAGGAAACTTATGATTATGCAAACGCTTCTCTTCTTGGAGATTTGCTGGAAAGTCTCGACAACTTTGACCGCACGATTGCTGCTGCAAAAGATGCTAAAGATGCAAAAACTATTGCAGACGGAATCAAAATGATAAACGAGAGCCTCGTAAAAATGCTTGAAGATAAATATGGTCTAAAAGCGTATGGAAAAGAAGGCGAAGACTTTGATCCGAATGAACACGAAGCAATCGGTCGTGTAGAAGATGAAAATGCAAAAAAAGAAACTTTGAAGCAGATTTATCTTAAAGGATACAAACTTAAAGATAGAGTTATAAGGCATGCTAAGGTAATGGTTAATGTACCAAAAGCGTGA
- the dnaK gene encoding molecular chaperone DnaK, producing the protein MGKIIGIDLGTTNSCVAVMENGEPVVIQNSEGGRTTPSIVGFTSKGDRIVGAPAKNQMVTNPKNTIYSVKRLIGHRFSELTGEAKKLPYSVIDNGQDVRIEVDENGTKKRYSPQEISAFILQKMKKTAEDYLGTEVTEAVVTVPAYFNDAQRQATKDAGKIAGLDVKRIINEPTAAALAFGFNKDQSKEKTIAVYDLGGGTFDISILQLADGVFEVLSTNGDTHLGGDDWDRVISDWLIAEFKKDTGIDLSKDPMALQRLREAAENAKISLSNQTSTDINLPYITADASGPKHLQKTLTRSQFEQMTDSLFERTKEPCKKALADAKLTTDKIDEVILVGGSSRMPKVQEVVKSIFGKEGSRAVNPDEAVAIGAAIQGGILNKDVKQDILLLDVTPLSLGIETMGGVFTKLIPRNTTIPTKKSQIFSTAADGQTAVSIHVLQGEREMADQNRTLGRFDLVGIPSAPRGVPQIEVTFDIDANGIVHVSAKDLGTGKEQHIQITSSSGLSEAEIDKMVKDAEANAAADKAKRESVDARNEADSLIYATEKSIKDLGDKIDGAEKQKVEDAIAALKQAMQGENVEEIKAKTEELKQSSYKIAEELYKQQGAQGSQQNADGAAGAENNSGAETEEKKSGFDKGSADDVEYEVHDDK; encoded by the coding sequence ATGGGAAAGATTATTGGAATTGACTTAGGAACAACAAACTCTTGTGTTGCCGTAATGGAAAACGGCGAACCTGTTGTAATTCAGAATTCAGAAGGAGGACGTACAACTCCATCTATTGTAGGTTTTACTTCAAAGGGAGACCGCATAGTCGGCGCACCTGCGAAAAACCAGATGGTAACAAACCCAAAAAACACAATTTACTCTGTAAAACGTCTTATCGGGCACAGATTCTCTGAACTTACAGGAGAAGCGAAAAAACTTCCATATTCGGTTATCGACAACGGTCAGGACGTTCGAATCGAAGTTGATGAAAACGGAACTAAAAAACGTTATTCTCCGCAGGAGATTTCGGCTTTCATTCTCCAGAAAATGAAGAAAACTGCTGAAGATTATCTTGGAACAGAGGTAACGGAAGCTGTTGTAACTGTACCGGCATACTTCAACGATGCTCAGCGTCAGGCTACAAAAGATGCAGGTAAAATTGCAGGGCTCGATGTAAAGCGTATTATAAACGAACCGACTGCAGCTGCTCTTGCTTTCGGTTTCAATAAAGATCAGTCTAAAGAAAAGACTATCGCTGTCTACGACCTCGGTGGTGGTACATTTGATATTTCTATCCTTCAGCTCGCTGACGGTGTTTTTGAAGTTCTTTCTACAAACGGTGATACACACCTTGGTGGAGACGACTGGGACCGTGTGATTTCTGACTGGCTTATCGCTGAATTTAAGAAAGATACAGGAATTGATCTTTCTAAGGACCCGATGGCTTTGCAGAGACTTCGTGAAGCAGCTGAAAATGCAAAAATCAGTTTGTCTAACCAGACTTCAACAGATATAAATTTGCCGTATATCACAGCTGATGCATCAGGTCCAAAACACTTGCAGAAGACTTTGACTCGCTCTCAGTTTGAACAGATGACAGACAGTTTGTTTGAAAGAACAAAAGAACCTTGTAAAAAAGCTCTTGCAGATGCAAAACTTACGACAGACAAAATCGACGAAGTAATTCTCGTCGGCGGTTCTTCACGTATGCCAAAAGTTCAGGAAGTTGTAAAATCAATATTCGGAAAAGAAGGAAGCCGTGCTGTAAACCCTGATGAAGCTGTTGCAATCGGTGCTGCAATTCAGGGCGGTATTTTGAATAAAGATGTTAAACAGGATATCCTATTGCTCGACGTAACGCCGCTTTCTCTCGGTATTGAAACAATGGGTGGAGTATTCACAAAACTTATCCCAAGAAATACGACAATTCCTACAAAGAAGAGTCAGATTTTCTCTACTGCTGCCGATGGACAGACTGCCGTATCGATTCACGTACTTCAAGGTGAACGAGAAATGGCTGATCAAAACCGTACACTCGGTCGATTTGACCTCGTAGGTATTCCATCAGCTCCGCGCGGAGTTCCACAGATTGAAGTTACATTCGATATTGATGCAAACGGAATTGTTCACGTATCTGCTAAAGATCTTGGAACAGGTAAAGAACAGCACATTCAAATTACATCATCTTCAGGATTGAGCGAAGCAGAAATCGATAAGATGGTTAAAGATGCCGAAGCAAATGCCGCAGCTGATAAAGCAAAACGCGAAAGTGTTGATGCACGAAATGAAGCCGACAGTTTGATCTATGCAACTGAAAAATCAATCAAAGACCTTGGTGACAAGATTGACGGTGCTGAAAAACAGAAAGTCGAAGATGCAATTGCAGCTCTCAAACAGGCAATGCAAGGTGAAAATGTAGAAGAAATCAAGGCAAAGACAGAAGAACTCAAACAGTCTTCTTACAAAATTGCTGAAGAACTTTACAAACAGCAAGGCGCTCAAGGATCTCAGCAAAATGCGGACGGTGCTGCCGGTGCTGAAAATAATTCAGGTGCCGAGACTGAAGAAAAGAAATCGGGATTCGACAAAGGCTCGGCAGACGACGTTGAATACGAAGTT